Proteins from one Cicer arietinum cultivar CDC Frontier isolate Library 1 chromosome 3, Cicar.CDCFrontier_v2.0, whole genome shotgun sequence genomic window:
- the LOC101507046 gene encoding protein NUCLEAR FUSION DEFECTIVE 4-like produces MVGESRKWGVLIATIWIQAFTGTNFDFSSYSSEMKSVLDITQLQLNSLSVASDMGKAFGWCSGLLLMYFPLWVVLFMAAFFGFLGYGFQWLVIQRFITLPYFLVFFLCLIAGCSICWFNTICYVLCIRNFTTNRSLALSLSISFNGVSAALYTLIAKAINTNDDTLYLFLNALVPILISALVLIPILQQSHPQQHSLDTVRHRDDSIVFICLNILALVIGLYLIFLYSLSSSTIIARVILVGAIFLLALLLFLPSIVNSIEWPCFTLPNSFSLYDSSFTLVDNHDEHELHKELISSNENGFASNGSVQSMMIEKNFCFVNVLEKEKITMLGEEHSTKLLVRRWDFWLYYIAYFCGGTIGLVYSNNLGQISQSLELSSHISSLVTLYSTCSFFGRLLAAAPDFLSSKIKFARTGWFAAALVPTPIAFILLAISGSKTALEIGTSLIGLSSGFVFSAAVSITSELFGPNSVGVTHNILITNIPLGSCLYGLLAALIYDSNATTTRKSIWLHEMSLCMGRKCYMQTFVWWGCISMVGLVSSFLLYFRTKQAYDNYERDKKRIRTQLTT; encoded by the exons ATGGTAGGGGAATCTAGAAAGTGGGGGGTGCTAATAGCAACAATTTGGATACAAGCATTCACAGGAACAAACTTTGACTTCTCATCTTATTCATCTGAGATGAAATCAGTTCTTGATATAACTCAGCTTCAGCTCAATTCTCTTTCTGTTGCTTCAGATATGGGGAAAGCATTTGGGTGGTGTTCTGGTCTGTTACTCATGTATTTTCCTTTGTGGGTTGTTTTGTTTATGGCTGCTTTCTTCGGCTTTCTTGGTTATGGATTTCAGTGGCTTGTTATTCAAAGATTCATTACTTTGCCTTATTTTCTG GTGTTTTTCCTATGCTTGATTGCAGGGTGTAGCATCTGCTGGTTTAACACCATCTGCTATGTATTATGTATCAGAAATTTCACAACTAACCGTTCACTTGCATTATCTTTGAGTATTAGTTTCAATGGTGTAAGTGCAGCTTTATACACTCTCATTGCCAAAGCAATAAACACAAATGATGATACTCTCTATCTTTTCCTTAATGCTCTTGTTCCTATCCTCATTTCTGCATTAGTACTCATTCCAATCCTCCAACAATCACATCCTCAACAACATTCTCTGGACACGGTTCGTCATCGAGACGATTCCATAGTTTTTATTTGTCTCAACATCCTTGCTCTTGTCATAGGACTCTACCTTATCTTCCTATACTCCCTCTCTTCTTCAACAATCATAGCTCGCGTTATCCTCGTCGGCGCAATTTTTCTCTTAGCACTTCTCTTATTCTTGCCAAGCATTGTGAATTCAATAGAATGGCCTTGTTTCACTCTACCTAATAGCTTTTCATTATACGACTCAAGTTTCACTCTTGTTGACAATCATGATGAGCATGAGCTTCACAAAGAGCTCATTAGTAGTAATGAGAATGGTTTTGCAAGTAATGGAAGTGTTCAAAGCATGATGATAGAGAAGAATTTTTGTTTTGTGAATGTGTTGGAGAAAGAGAAGATTACTATGCTTGGAGAAGAGCATTCAACAAAATTGTTGGTTAGAAGATGGGATTTTTGGCTATATTATATTGCATATTTCTGTGGAGGAACAATTGGATTGGTTTATAGTAACAACTTGGGGCAAATTTCTCAATCACTTGAACTCAGTTCTCACATAAGTTCTCTTGTGACACTTTACTCTACATGTTCCTTTTTTGGTAGACTTCTTGCAGCTGCGCCTGACTTCTTAAGCAG CAAGATAAAATTTGCAAGAACAGGATGGTTTGCCGCAGCTTTGGTGCCAACACCTATTGCATTCATTCTGCTAGCCATATCTGGTAGCAAAACAGCATTGGAAATAGGCACAAGCTTGATTGGTTTAAGTTCTGGCTTTGTTTTCTCTGCAGCAGTATCTATTACATCAGAACTATTTGGTCCAAACAGTGTTGGAGTGACCCACAACATTCTCATCACCAACATTCCTTTAGGTTCATGCCTTTATGGCCTTCTTGCAGCATTGATTTATGACTCTAATGCAACAACCACAAGAAAATCAATATGGCTGCATGAGATGTCCTTGTGTATGGGGAGGAAATGCTATATGCAGACATTTGTATGGTGGGGTTGCATTTCAATGGTTGGATTGGTTTCAAGCTTCTTGCTTTACTTTAGGACTAAGCAAGCTTATGACAATTatgaaagagataaaaaaagaatCAGAACACAGCTGACAACTTAG
- the LOC101507574 gene encoding V-type proton ATPase subunit C → MANRYWVVSLPVQNNNSSSSIWNQLQQNISKHSFDTPLYRFNIPNLRVGTLDSLLSLSDDLTKSNAFMEGVSLKIRRQIEELERVSGVNTAGLTVDGVPVDSYLTRFVWDDAKYPTMSPLKEIVDGIHGLVAKIEDDLKVRVSEYNNIRSQLNSINRKQTGSLAVRDISNLVKPEDIITSEHLTTLLAVVSKYSQKEWLASYETLTSYVVPRSSKQLYEDNEYALYTVTLFNRVADNFRTSAREKGFQIRDFEYSPETHESRKQELDKLMQDQESLRGSLLQWCYTSYGEVFSSWMHFCAVRLFAESILRYGLPPSFLACVLAPSVKAEKKVRSILEGLSDSSNSAYWKTDEDLGGGMAGLAGDADTHPYVSFTINLL, encoded by the exons ATGGCAAACAGGTACTGGGTGGTGTCTCTTCCCGTCCAGAACAACAACTCTTCATCTTCGATTTGGAACCAATTGCAGCAAAATATCTCCAAGCATTCCTTCGATACTCCTCTTTACAGA TTCAACATTCCCAATCTCCGCGTCGGAACCCTAGATTCTCTCCTCTCCCTCAGCGATGATCTCACCAAG TCTAACGCTTTCATGGAAGGAGTTTCCCTCAAGATCAGGCGCCAGATTGAAGAACTCGAGAGAGTTTCTGGCGTAAATACTGCTGGTCTCACCGTCGATGGAGTTCCTGTTGATTCCTACTTGACTAG ATTTGTTTGGGATGATGCCAAGTACCCGACTATGTCGCCTTTGAAGGAGATCGTTGATGGAATTCATGGTCTAGTCGCAAAGATTGAGGATGATCTCAAG GTTCGTGTTTCTGAGTATAATAATATCCGAAGTCAGCTGAATTCTATAAACCGAAAGCAAACTGGAAG CTTAGCCGTTCGTGATATTTCTAACTTGGTAAAACCTGAGGACATTATAACTTCAGAACACTTAACTACCCTCCTTGCCGTTGTTTCCAAGTATTCACAGAAGGAATGGCTCGCAAGCTACGAAACATTGACTAGCTATGTG GTCCCAAGGTCTTCTAAGCAGTTGTATGAGGACAATGAATATGCTCTTTATACCGTAACACTCTTCAATCGTGTGGCAGACAATTTTAGAACTAGTGCAAGGGAAAAAGGGTTTCAA ATTCGCGATTTTGAATACAGCCCGGAAACACATGAGAGCCGAAAGCAGGAATTGGATAAATTGATGCAAGATCAGGAAAGTTTGAGGGGTTCTCTGTTGCAATGGTGCTATACCAGTTATGGAGAG GTTTTTAGCTCCTGGATGCACTTTTGTGCTGTGCGTTTATTTGCTGAAAGCATTCTGAGATATGGACTGCCACCGTCTTTCTTG GCATGCGTCTTAGCTCCATCTGTAAAAGCCGAGAAGAAAGTACGTTCAATCCTTGAAGGGTTGAGTGATAGCTCAAACAG TGCGTACTGGAAAACCGACGAGGACTTGGGTGGTGGAATGGCTGGCCTAGCAGGTGATGCAGATACTCACCCATATGTTTCCTTCACTATCAATCTTCTTTGA
- the LOC101507888 gene encoding mitochondrial phosphate carrier protein 3, mitochondrial, giving the protein MAQQSESYSGRKNMIPSFLYGSSTKTLPIHQILSNGPAPSLPGTGSAGFMIPSPKESGKIEMYSPAFYAACTAGGIFSCGLTHMTVTPLDLVKCNMQIDPAKYKSISSGFGVLLKEQGVKGFFRGWVPTLLGYSAQGACKFGFYEFFKKYYSDIAGPEYASKYKTLIYLAGSASAEVIADIALCPFEAVKVRVQTQPGFARGLGDGLPKFIKSEGTLGLYKGLVPLWGRQIPYTMMKFASFETIVEQIYKHAIPRPKNECSKSLQLGVSFAGGYIAGVLCAIVSHPADNLVSFLNNAKGATVGDAVKKFGVVGLFTRGLPLRIVMIGTLTGAQWGIYDAFKVFVGLPTTGGAAPAPVAAPAENATA; this is encoded by the exons ATGGCTCAACAATCAGAATCTTATTCTGGCCGTAAAAACATGATCCCTTCATTTCTCTACGGTTCTTCCACCAAAACCCTACCTATTCACCAGATCCTCAGTAACGGTCCCGCTCCTTCATTGCCTGGAACTGGATCCGCCGGCTTCATGATTCCATCTCCTAAGGAATCTGGTAAGATCGAGATGTATTCTCCAGCTTTCTATGCTGCTTGTACTGCCGGTGGAATTTTCAGTTGTGGTCTTACTCACATGACCGTCACTCCTCTTGACCTAGTCAAGTGTAATATGCAG ATTGACCCAGCCAAGTACAAGAGCATCTCATCAGGGTTTGGAGTTTTGCTCAAGGAGCAGGGAGTCAAGGGCTTTTTCCGTGGTTGGGTGCCTACCTTGCTTGGTTACAGTGCACAGGGTGCTTGCAAATTTGGGTTCTATGAGTTCTTTAAGAAGTACTATTCTGATATTGCTGGCCCAGAGTATGCAAGCAAGTACAAGACTTTGATCTACCTTGCTGGTTCTGCATCTGCTGAGGTTATTGCCGATATTGCACTTTGCCCATTTGAGGCTGTGAAAGTTCGTGTTCAAACTCAGCCTGGTTTTGCAAGAGGTCTCGGTGATGGGCttccaaaatttatcaaatcTGAAGGAACTTTGGG GCTGTACAAGGGATTGGTGCCTCTATGGGGACGACAAATTCCAT ACACGATGATGAAATTTGCCTCTTTTGAGACCATTGTTGAGCAGATCTATAAGCATGCCATCCCCAGACCAAAGAATGAGTGCAGCAAATCTCTGCAACTCGGTGTCAGTTTTGCTGGTGGATACATTGCTGGTGTTCTTTGTGCAATTGTGTCTCATCCTGCTGATAATCTTGTCTCTTTCCTGAACAATGCCAAAGGTGCAACAGTTGGTGAT GCTGTTAAGAAGTTTGGTGTGGTGGGGCTTTTCACCCGAGGTCTCCCTCTACGTATTGTTATGATTGGAACACTTACCGGTGCCCAATGGGGAATATATGATGCTTTCAAAGTCTTTGTGGGGCT GCCAACCACTGGTGGTGCTGCTCCTGCTCCTGTTGCTGCTCCTGCTGAGAACGCAACGGCATAA
- the LOC101506713 gene encoding uncharacterized protein, with protein MTLTKRYVLRLFISIKYITANVIDRNCGRIVATSSTAEHDIKQSLECGRSCNAKAAAVVGEVLARRLKVEGLNEGQGGGIHVNVNKEVQKKGFKSQTKIWAVVNALKYNGVKLILDDEDSGSIPCSHS; from the coding sequence TTGTTCATATCAATAAAGTACATTACTGCAAACGTGATAGATCGAAACTGTGGACGAATAGTAGCAACATCATCCACCGCAGAACACGACATCAAGCAGTCCCTTGAGTGTGGCCGGTCCTGCAATGCAAAAGCAGCTGCTGTTGTTGGAGAAGTATTAGCCAGGCGGCTCAAAGTTGAGGGTCTTAATGAAGGACAAGGAGGAGGTATTCATGTAAATGTAAATAAAGAAGTACAGAAGAAAGGATTTAAGAGCCAAACCAAGATTTGGGCTGTGGTAAATGCTCTTAAGTATAATGGAGTTAAACTCATACTTGATGATGAAGATAGTGGCAGTATTCCTTGTTCTCATTCATAA
- the LOC101500621 gene encoding B3 domain-containing transcription factor FUS3-like, translating to MMMNEGGDKVVVIQKNEATGLMAGVEGEVEFVNKTGDNNINGSGHKIHDVFVAAAFGTVHRKKRMARHRRRSSSSSSSSSSLINTNTNNNSTITIHLKNLPSTATTSSSHVPLSPIPTLFPSTTLPPAREIDHKRLRFLFQKELKNSDVSSLRRMVLPKKAAEAFLPALESKEGILISMDDIDGLHVWSFKYRFWPNNNSRMYVLENTGDFVSTHGLRLGDSIMVYQDNQNHNYVIQAKKACDQDEYMEGTSDTINDIFFNDYEVNKSCFDVTYPTMNDTSMSFIYETTISNDSPLDFLGGSMTNYSRIGSVETFGSVENLSLDDFY from the exons ATGATGATGAATGAAGGAGGAGATAAAGTGGTGGTGATTCAGAAAAACGAGGCGACTGGTTTAATGGCAGGTGTTGAAGGTGAAGTTGAGTTTGTCAACAAAACAGGGGACAATAACATTAACGGGTCGGGTCATAAGATCCATGATGTTTTTGTTGCTGCTGCATTCGGAACTGTTCATAGGAAGAAAAGGATGGCCAGACATAGAAGAagatcttcatcttcttcttcttcttcttcttctctcatCAACACCAACACCAACAACAACAGCACCATTACCATTCATCTCAAAAACCTTCCTTCTACTGCTACTACTTCCTCCTCGCACGTGCCTCTTTCTCCAATTCCAACTCTTTTTCCTTCCACTACTCTCCCTCCCGCACGT GAAATTGATCATAAGAGGTTGAGATTCCTTTTTCAAAAGGAGTTGAAGAACAGTGATGTTAGCTCCCTTAGGAGAATGGTATTGCCAAAG AAAGCAGCGGAGGCTTTCCTTCCTGCCCTTGAGTCAAAGGAAGGAATTCTTATCAGCATGGATGATATAGATGGTCTTCATGTATGGAGTTTCAAGTACAG GTTTTGGCCAAACAATAATAGTCGGATGTATGTACTTGAAAATACTG GAGATTTTGTAAGCACGCATGGTCTACGCTTAGGAGATTCTATCATGGTTTACCAAGATaatcaaaatcacaattat GTAATTCAAGCAAAAAAAGCATGTGATCAAGATGAATATATGGAAGGAACTAGTGATACCATCAATGATATCTTCTTTAATGATTATGAGGTGAACAAAAGTTGTTTTGATGTAACCTATCCTACAATGAATGATACAAGCATGTCATTCATATATGAAACAACCATCTCAAATGACTCACCACTTGATTTTTTGGGTGGATCAATGACCAATTACTCAAGGATTGGATCAGTTGAAACATTTGGCTCTGTTGAGAATTTGTCGCTTGATGACTTCTACTGA